The Nitrospira sp. SG-bin1 sequence AGCGTACCGGCCTCCATCGGCTTCATCGAGCTATTCGGGCTGGCGGTGGGGAACGGAATCGTCCTGGTCTCTTACATCAACCAGCTGCGCCACGAGGGACGGCAGATCGACGAGGCGATCCTGGCCGGTTGCAGCCTTCGATTGCGCCCGGTTGTGATGACCATGATGACGACGTTGCTCGGCCTTCTACCGCTGGCGCTGGCGCAAGGAATTGGAGCCGAGGTTCAACGCCCGCTCGCCAGCGTCGTCATTGGAGGACTCTTTACCTCGACGGCGCTGACGCTGGTGGTCCTGCCGGCTCTCTACAGTGTATTTGCGGGACGGGAAGTCGGGAAAGAAGAAGCGCCGGAATGGGTGTAAGCGAGCGGGCTGCAGGGGGCAATCCCTGCGCTCGCCGAGGCTCACATCAGAAGTGTTCCCTCGATGCGCGAAGTGAGGGATCGAGCCAGCCCCGCAGAGGGAAGGGAAAAGGAGCTGCGCTGAGGAGTGCCATGCCATCGCATGCTGCCATTACTCCAGTGCGTGGTGAGTCAGAAGATCGCAAGGCACCTGGGGCATGGGCACTAATCTTGTATGGATTTTCGGTGAGCTTGCCGGGCCGGCATGGCAGGGGATCCTAGTTTGGAGACGAGGCTGACTCCAAGAGGGAGCGACCACAATCAATCGGGAGGATCTTTCCATGAGCGGGATACTGGTGAGGGCGACCTTGCTGTGCTTCGTATGTTCGGGGGTAAGCGCGCAATCCGTGGTTGTGTATGCCGCGGGCGCCGGTGAACCGGATTTTTCCAAGGGGGAAAATCTGCTGAAGAACAAACAGTATGCCGAGGCGAGAGCTGCGCTGGAGGTCGGTCTCCTGAAAGATCCGTCCAATATCCCGGCTCATTTCAATCTGGCCGAAGCCTGTCGAGCCTTAGAGGCCTGGGCTTGTGCGGAGGAACATTACGATGCGGCGTTGGAGCTGGATGCCAAATCCGGGGCGAAATCATACTTGCCCAAATCCAAAGCGAAGGTGTGGCGGCTGCGGGAGGAGACGACGGTCTGGCGGCTCCTGAACGAGGGGAAGGGCCTGATCGCCAGTGGAAAAACGAAGCAAGCAGAGGACGCTTTGCACAGCGCCGAGGAGCTTGGTCTCAGCGGGGAGCAACAGACGCTCTATCAACAGCTTCAGGCCAAACTCCCGCGATCGCGAGCCACCACATCGAAATATCTGTCATCTGCCGGATCAGCAGGAGGAGCGGGAGAGACCGAGACGCTCGATATGCAGATGGTCCTGGTGTCGGCGGGGAAGTTTACCAGAGGGAGCACGCTCGGCGATGATGAAAAGCCCGTGCGGCAGATTTCGCTCAATGCTTTCTATATGGACAAATATGAAGTGACGGTCGGGCAGTATGCCAGGTACTTGGAGGCCACTGATATGGAGGAGCCTCCGGACTGGAGCACCATGAATCAACCTCAACATCAGCGACGCCCGGTCGTCAATGTGAGTTGGGAGGATGCCGTGAATTACTGCAAATGGGCCGGTAAGCGCCTGCCGACCGAGGCGGAGTGGGAGAAAGCTGCGCGAGGGACGGACGGGCGGATCTATCCCTGGGGCAATGAGGCGCCGAGTCGACTCCACGCCAATTACGGAAGAAAGGAGTGGGATGACCATCACGCCTTAGCTCCGGTTGGATCGTATGAAGCCGGAAAGAGCCCCTACGGGATCTATGACATGGCCGGGAATGCCTGGGAATGGGTATTTGATTGGTATGAACTGGACTATTACAAGAAGAGCCCCGAAAAAAACCCTATCGGACCGGCAAAAGGCGATGGAAAAGTAGTGCGGGGCGGGTCCTGGCTGTATGTGTCTGAGTTTCTGCGGTCCGCGCACCGGTTCGATGCGCAGCCGACGAACCGACTCTTTGGGTACGGGTTCCGTTGCGCGAAGACTCCATAGTCGGCGCCTCATGGGTGCGTGGTAACGAGAGGATCGGTTAGGCGAGTCAGCGGTATTTGGCAAAACAGATCAGGTCAAGGTGATCGTAGTGATTCGGAAGAATCGTTTCGGCCTTGTAACCCATGCTCATGAAGAACTGGATGTTCCGTGGTGTGCGAAGCATGGTGCAGGCGTAAAACTTGTGAGTATCGGTCGCCGCTTGCTCGATTTGGAGGATCAGGGCTTTCCCTACTCCTCGACGCTGGTGGGTGGGACTCACCGAGAGCAACCGTATCACGCAGACGCCCGCCACCGTCCAGAAGCGTACGGAACCGACGATCGTTCCTCCTTCTTCAGCGACGAAAATATGTTTTTCCCTCGCGTCTTCTTGGAGGCTCTCGAGAGTTTCAGTGGTCCACCCGCTGACGTTGTAGACGCCGGCATATTCGCCGAAGGCGACCTGTTGCACGTGAAGAAGAGCGGGAAAATCAACTTCTGTCGCCGGCCGAACGTGAATCACGATGAGGCTCCAGAATGAGGCGGAACGATTCCTCATTTTCATAGCCGACGGATGGGAGTTTAGCAAGCGTCAATGCAGCGAGGTAAAGAGACAAGGGGGCGGACATGCCGTCCCACTCACAAAACAAGGGAGTTGTTATGCTGAAAGAAGTCACCGGAGATATCTTACTGACCAGGGCCGAAATGGTGGCGCATGGCGTGGCGCCGAACGACGGCTATGCAAACGGCTTGGCATTGAGCCTGCGCCAACAGTGGCCCGCCATGTACAAAGATTTTCGACACTATTGTCAGACGTTTACTCCGAAAACCGGAGAACTGTGGGCGTGGGCGGGCGCCGGAGGGGTACGCATCGTGAGTCTGTTCACCCAGGAGTCTGCTCCAAGTCATGGGGCCAAACCGGGGAAAGCCACGATCGAGAACGTCAATCACTGCCTGAAAGCCTTCTCGAAGATGGTGGAAAGCGAGAAGGTCAGAAGTGTGGCGCTTCCTCGCTTGGCAACGGGTGTCGGTGGGCTCGACTGGAAAGAGGTGAAGCCCTTGATCGATAAACATCTCGGCCACTTGTCCATCCCGGTTTACATATACGCCACCTATCAACCAGGCGTGCAGGCGAATGAGGGATGATCCC is a genomic window containing:
- a CDS encoding Appr-1-p processing protein, producing MLKEVTGDILLTRAEMVAHGVAPNDGYANGLALSLRQQWPAMYKDFRHYCQTFTPKTGELWAWAGAGGVRIVSLFTQESAPSHGAKPGKATIENVNHCLKAFSKMVESEKVRSVALPRLATGVGGLDWKEVKPLIDKHLGHLSIPVYIYATYQPGVQANEG